Proteins encoded together in one Chiloscyllium plagiosum isolate BGI_BamShark_2017 chromosome 50, ASM401019v2, whole genome shotgun sequence window:
- the LOC122544556 gene encoding histone H2A-like translates to MWAECSILCKSACEIVTMSGRGKGGGKGRAKAKSRSSRAGLQFPVGRVHRLLRKGNYAERVGAGAPVYLAAVLEYLTAEILELAGNAARDNKKTRIIPRHLQLAVRNDEELNKLLGGVTIAQGGVLPNIQAVLLPKKTSAAGSAKK, encoded by the coding sequence ATGTGGGCGGAGTGTAGCATTCTCTGTAAAAGTGCTTGTGAGATTGTGACTATGTCTGGAAGAGGAAAGGGCGGTGGGAAAGGTCGCGCCAAGGCGAAGTCTCGGTCGTCCCGGGCTGGCCTGCAGTTCCCGGTGGGTCGTGTTCACAGGCTCCTGAGAAAGGGTAACTATGCTGAGCGTGTGGGTGCCGGAGCGCCGGTCTATCTGGCTGCGGTGCTGGAGTATCTGACGGCTGAAATCCTGGAGCTGGCCGGCAACGCGGCCCGGGACAACAAGAAGACCCGCATCATCCCCAGGCACCTGCAGCTGGCCGTGCGCAACGACGAGGAGCTCAACAAGCTGCTGGGAGGGGTGACCATCGCTCAGGGCGGGGTGCTGCCTAATATCCAGGCCGTCCTGTTGCCCAAGAAAACTTCCGCTGCGGGATCTGCTAAAAAATGA
- the LOC122544546 gene encoding late histone H2B.L4-like, with product MTPSVYNVRAPSPLSLILHLRVSGAMAEEKKGQVAKKGAKKAVKRAPAKGGKKRRRSRKESYAIYIYKVMKQVHPDTGISSKAMNIMNSFVKDIFERIAGEASRLAHYNKRSTISSREIQTAVRLLLPGELAKHAVSEGTKAVTKYTSSK from the coding sequence ATGACGCCGTCAGTCTATAACGTGCGAGCTCCGAGTCCGCTTTCCCTTATTCTGCATCTGAGAGTGAGCGGCGCTATGGCTGAGGAAAAGAAGGGTCAAGTTGCCAAGAAGGGCGCGAAGAAAGCGGTGAAGAGGGCGCCAGCGAAGGGTGGCAAGAAGAGGAGGCGGTCCAGGAAAGAAAGTTACGCCATCTACATCTACAAAGTGATGAAGCAGGTTCACcccgacaccggcatctcctccAAGGCCATGAACATCATGAACTCGTTCGTCAAAGATATTTTCGAGCGCATCGCGGGGGAGGCTTCCCGCCTGGCCCATTACAACAAGCGCAGCACCATCAGCTCCCGGGAGATCCAGACCGCCGTGCGGCTGCTGCTGCCCGGGGAGCTGGCCAAGCACGCCGTGTCGGAGGGTACAAAGGCGGTGACCAAGTACACCAGCTCCAAGTGA
- the LOC122544501 gene encoding histone H3-like, with product AARKSAPATGGVKKPHRYRPGTVALREIRRYQKSTELLIRKLPFQRLVREIAQDFKTDLRFQSSAVMALQEASEAYLVGLFEDTNLCAIHAKRVTIMPKDIQLARRIRGERA from the coding sequence GCTGCCCGCAAGAGCGCTCCGGCCACGGGCGGAGTGAAGAAGCCTCATCGCTACAGGCCCGGCACGGTGGCTCTGCGGGAGATCCGCCGCTACCAGAAATCCACCGAGCTGCTGATCCGCAAACTGCCCTTCCAGCGCCTGGTGCGAGAGATCGCTCAGGACTTCAAGACCGACCTGCGCTTCCAGAGCTCGGCGGTGATGGCCCTGCAGGAGGCCAGCGAGGCTTACCTGGTGGGGCTGTTTGAGGACACCAACCTGTGCGCCATCCACGCCAAGCGGGTCACCATCATGCCCAAAGACATCCAGCTGGCCCGCCGGATCCGCGGGGAGCGCGCCTAA